From Spartinivicinus ruber, the proteins below share one genomic window:
- a CDS encoding acyl-CoA dehydrogenase family protein has translation MDLGLTSEQQAYIESVVKFSEKTFGSINVQSISSSDFNEKNWKQAAEFGFTGLPIPEQWGGSGLNVLDTMLMVETFGKTCIDMGLIFSLCAHMFASTVPLWKHGSEYLKEKYLTDLAQGKLIAANAITEPGSGSDVYSMNTTAIPSAKGDYFYLNGEKCFITNAPVADLFLVYAKTDTSHSFLGVSCFIIDRNTPGLQVSSNRQKTGLATTPWADIYLNDCKVPSNQLLGSIGTGAAIFHESMIWERSCLFAAYVGAMERVLNQCIVFSKERKQFGKPIGHNQAISNRIVDIKVRLETSRLLLYKVGWQADQGKPNELDVALSKLWISENAVQTGLDAIQIFGGMGVSKEVGIDKLLLDALPARIFSGTSDIQRELIARHIGLR, from the coding sequence ATGGATTTAGGGTTAACCAGTGAACAACAAGCTTACATAGAGAGTGTTGTTAAGTTTTCAGAAAAAACGTTTGGATCAATAAACGTACAATCTATTAGTAGCTCTGATTTTAATGAAAAAAATTGGAAACAAGCTGCAGAGTTTGGTTTTACAGGATTGCCTATTCCTGAGCAATGGGGTGGCTCCGGCTTAAATGTCTTAGATACCATGCTCATGGTAGAAACATTTGGTAAAACCTGTATAGATATGGGACTCATATTCTCATTATGTGCACATATGTTCGCCTCTACAGTGCCTCTTTGGAAACATGGCTCAGAGTATCTGAAGGAAAAGTATCTTACTGATTTAGCTCAAGGAAAATTAATTGCAGCAAATGCAATTACAGAGCCTGGCTCTGGATCAGATGTTTATAGTATGAATACTACAGCAATACCTTCAGCTAAAGGTGATTACTTTTATTTAAACGGTGAAAAATGTTTTATCACTAATGCTCCTGTTGCAGACTTATTTCTAGTATATGCCAAAACAGATACTTCTCATTCATTCTTAGGCGTTAGCTGTTTTATCATTGACCGCAATACTCCTGGTTTACAGGTTAGTTCTAACAGGCAAAAAACAGGGCTCGCTACAACTCCTTGGGCTGATATTTATCTAAACGACTGTAAGGTCCCATCAAACCAGCTACTAGGCTCTATAGGAACAGGAGCAGCAATATTCCACGAGTCAATGATATGGGAGCGCAGTTGCTTATTCGCTGCTTATGTGGGTGCAATGGAACGAGTACTTAACCAATGTATCGTTTTTTCCAAAGAGCGAAAACAGTTTGGTAAACCTATTGGCCATAATCAAGCGATATCTAACCGTATTGTTGATATTAAAGTTCGTTTAGAAACATCCCGTTTATTACTCTATAAAGTAGGCTGGCAAGCAGATCAAGGAAAACCTAATGAGTTAGATGTTGCTCTCAGTAAATTATGGATATCAGAAAATGCAGTACAAACAGGCTTGGATGCTATTCAAATTTTTGGTGGGATGGGAGTGTCTAAAGAAGTTGGGATCGATAAATTATTACTTGATGCCTTACCTGCTCGTATTTTTTCTGGTACATCAGACATACAAAGAGAATTAATTGCCAGACATATAGGACTTCGGTAA
- a CDS encoding acyl carrier protein, with protein MIVDQVVIDQNIIKQKIKSYICSLRDIGGIKLDDDLPLLKLNILDSISLFELIAYLQQEFGMLIPMESIKPENFHSISAICHMVQDYLEQ; from the coding sequence ATGATTGTAGATCAAGTGGTAATTGATCAAAATATAATAAAGCAAAAAATAAAAAGTTATATTTGTTCTTTAAGAGATATTGGTGGTATTAAATTAGATGACGATTTACCATTACTTAAACTAAATATACTTGACTCAATATCGCTTTTTGAACTTATAGCTTATTTACAGCAGGAATTTGGTATGCTTATTCCAATGGAAAGTATAAAGCCAGAAAACTTTCATTCAATATCAGCAATTTGCCATATGGTACAGGATTATCTTGAACAATAA
- a CDS encoding DUF6041 domain-containing protein, whose amino-acid sequence MKILQKIVGIIYVLAGLGKAFPQLENVSEVLHNALLANQNTILEGVSEWLYLNSAFINIFVGIALFSSGLVLLINKSLVKAAIIGQILMLICFITILHKAYWQIFIIDGVLFFIALILLLNQLTPSFKDKKQRNLQTL is encoded by the coding sequence ATGAAGATTTTACAGAAAATAGTAGGAATTATCTATGTATTAGCAGGCTTGGGTAAAGCATTTCCCCAATTGGAGAATGTGAGTGAAGTATTGCATAATGCCTTACTAGCTAATCAAAATACCATTCTTGAGGGGGTCAGTGAATGGTTATATTTAAACTCAGCATTTATCAACATTTTTGTTGGGATAGCATTATTTTCTTCAGGGCTAGTATTACTAATAAACAAGTCACTGGTAAAAGCAGCCATTATTGGACAAATACTAATGCTAATCTGTTTCATAACTATTTTACATAAAGCCTATTGGCAAATATTTATAATAGATGGAGTTTTATTTTTCATTGCTCTCATTTTATTACTAAATCAGCTAACACCATCATTCAAAGATAAAAAACAAAGAAATTTACAAACTCTTTAG